The following proteins are co-located in the Candidatus Methylomirabilota bacterium genome:
- a CDS encoding response regulator, with product MKTGISLPRRILVVEDDEDMRENLRRILLGAGYEVSLAEDGPQAITVLRTQPCHLVLTDLVMPGMNGLELLKEIRQEDQNLPVVFLSAFGDRATYAKATELGAVDFVTKPFRAGSLLGLIQRTLGSQSTK from the coding sequence ATGAAAACCGGAATCAGCCTGCCACGTCGGATCCTGGTGGTCGAGGATGATGAGGATATGCGGGAGAATCTCCGGCGCATCCTCCTCGGCGCCGGATACGAAGTCTCCCTGGCCGAGGACGGACCGCAGGCCATTACCGTACTCCGCACGCAGCCGTGTCATCTGGTCCTTACCGACTTGGTCATGCCGGGGATGAATGGCCTCGAGCTCTTGAAGGAGATCCGGCAGGAGGACCAGAATCTCCCGGTGGTCTTTCTCTCGGCCTTCGGGGACCGGGCCACGTATGCCAAGGCCACGGAGCTTGGGGCCGTAGACTTTGTCACAAAGCCCTTCCGTGCTGGCTCCCTCTTGGGGCTTATTCAAAGAACGCTCGGGAGCCAATCAACGAAATAA